One genomic segment of Arthrobacter sp. zg-Y1110 includes these proteins:
- the gyrA gene encoding DNA gyrase subunit A, which translates to MSDETPEVTGDETPLAGTALTDRVEQIDLQTEMQRSYLDYAMAVIVGRALPDVRDGLKPVHRRVLYAMFDGGYRPDRSFNKCARVVGEVMGQYHPHGDSAIYDALVRLIQDWTMRYPLALGQGNFGSPGNDGAAAPRYTETKMAPLAMEMVRDIDEETVDFQDNYDGRNQEPTILPARFPNLLVNGSSGIAVGMATNIPPHNLREVVDGVQWYLQNPDAPNDELLEELIRRVKGPDFPTGAQILGHKGIEDAYRTGRGSITMRAVVNVEELQGRTCLVVTELPYQANPDNLAVKIAELVKDGKITGIADMRDETSGRTGQRLVIVLKRDAVAKVVLNNLYKHTQLQDNFGANMLAIVDGVPRTLSLDAFIRHWVTHQLEVIVRRTRYRLRKAEEAAHILRGLLKALDALDEVIALIRRSSTVEDARNGLMGLLEIDEIQSQAILDMQLRRLAALERQKIQDQHAKLEAEIAEYNVILASDERQRQIVSEELQEIADKYGDDRRTHILMGYDGDMSMEDLIPEEEMVVTITRGGYVKRTRSDNYRQQARGGKGIKGAQLRGDDVVEHFFVTTTHHWLLFFTNLGRVYRAKAYELTEAGRDAKGQHVANLLAFQPDEHIAQVLALPDYDAAPYLVLATKRGLVKKTRLADYDTNRSAGVIAINLRDGDELVSAQLVSETDDLMLVSRMGQSLRFTATDDALRPMGRATSGVTGMKFREDDELLAADVVTEDSFVFTVTEGGYAKRTSSDEYRVQGRGGLGIKVGKLAEERGHLVGAMVVQEEDEVLVVMQGGKVVRSSVTGVPSKGRDTMGVIFAKPDKNDRIIAVARNSERDLAIEEDAEAADGTAAAPAAAGSEPVEPARDEVPLSTDETAAPDAQSAQDGGSE; encoded by the coding sequence ATGAGTGATGAGACTCCCGAGGTAACCGGGGACGAGACTCCCCTGGCCGGGACCGCACTGACAGACCGGGTTGAGCAGATCGACCTGCAGACCGAGATGCAGCGCTCCTACCTTGACTACGCCATGGCGGTCATTGTGGGACGCGCCCTTCCCGATGTGCGGGACGGCCTGAAGCCCGTGCACCGCCGCGTGCTCTACGCAATGTTCGACGGCGGCTACCGCCCGGACCGCTCCTTCAACAAGTGCGCCCGCGTGGTCGGCGAGGTCATGGGCCAGTACCACCCGCACGGCGACTCGGCGATCTACGACGCCCTGGTGCGCCTGATCCAGGACTGGACCATGCGCTACCCGCTGGCCCTGGGCCAGGGCAACTTCGGTTCCCCGGGCAACGACGGCGCCGCAGCACCCCGTTACACGGAAACCAAGATGGCTCCGCTGGCCATGGAGATGGTCCGCGACATCGACGAGGAAACCGTCGATTTCCAGGACAACTATGACGGCCGCAACCAGGAACCGACCATCCTGCCCGCCCGGTTCCCGAACCTCCTGGTCAACGGTTCCTCCGGCATTGCCGTGGGCATGGCCACCAACATCCCGCCGCATAACCTCCGGGAAGTTGTCGACGGTGTCCAGTGGTACCTGCAGAACCCCGATGCCCCGAACGATGAGCTGCTCGAAGAGCTGATCCGCCGGGTCAAGGGACCCGACTTCCCGACCGGCGCGCAGATTCTTGGACACAAGGGCATCGAGGATGCCTACCGCACCGGCCGCGGCTCCATCACCATGCGTGCAGTGGTCAACGTCGAGGAACTCCAGGGCCGCACCTGCCTGGTGGTCACCGAATTGCCTTACCAGGCCAACCCGGACAACCTGGCCGTCAAGATCGCCGAACTGGTCAAGGACGGCAAGATCACCGGCATCGCCGATATGCGCGACGAAACCTCCGGCCGCACCGGCCAGCGCCTGGTGATTGTGCTCAAGCGCGACGCCGTCGCCAAGGTGGTCCTGAACAACCTGTACAAGCACACCCAGCTGCAGGACAACTTCGGTGCCAACATGCTGGCCATCGTGGACGGCGTGCCCCGCACCCTGAGCCTGGACGCCTTCATCCGGCACTGGGTCACCCACCAGCTCGAAGTCATCGTCCGCCGCACCCGGTACCGGCTGCGCAAGGCCGAGGAAGCCGCACACATCCTGCGCGGCCTGCTCAAGGCCCTGGACGCACTGGACGAGGTCATTGCGTTGATCCGCCGCTCCTCCACCGTCGAGGACGCCCGGAACGGCCTGATGGGCCTGCTGGAAATCGACGAGATCCAGTCCCAGGCGATCCTGGACATGCAGCTGCGCCGCCTGGCTGCCCTGGAACGCCAGAAGATCCAGGACCAGCACGCCAAGCTCGAAGCGGAAATCGCCGAGTACAACGTCATCCTGGCCTCCGACGAGCGCCAGCGGCAGATTGTCAGCGAGGAACTGCAGGAAATCGCCGACAAGTACGGCGATGACCGGCGCACGCACATCCTCATGGGCTATGACGGCGACATGAGCATGGAAGACCTCATTCCCGAAGAGGAAATGGTGGTCACCATCACCCGCGGCGGCTACGTGAAGCGCACCCGCAGCGACAACTACCGTCAGCAGGCCCGCGGCGGCAAGGGCATCAAGGGCGCCCAGCTGCGCGGGGACGACGTCGTCGAGCACTTCTTCGTCACCACCACGCACCACTGGCTGCTGTTCTTCACCAACCTGGGCCGGGTCTACCGGGCCAAGGCCTATGAACTGACCGAAGCAGGCCGGGATGCCAAGGGCCAGCACGTGGCCAACCTCCTGGCCTTCCAGCCCGACGAGCACATCGCCCAGGTCCTGGCGCTGCCGGACTACGACGCCGCTCCGTACCTGGTGCTTGCCACCAAGCGCGGACTCGTCAAGAAGACCCGGCTGGCGGACTATGACACCAACCGGTCCGCCGGCGTCATCGCCATCAACCTGCGCGACGGCGACGAACTGGTCTCGGCCCAGCTGGTTTCCGAAACGGATGACCTGATGCTTGTCTCTCGCATGGGCCAGTCGCTGCGCTTCACCGCCACCGACGACGCCCTGCGCCCGATGGGACGGGCCACGTCCGGCGTTACGGGCATGAAGTTCCGGGAAGACGACGAACTCCTGGCGGCCGACGTCGTCACCGAGGATTCGTTTGTCTTCACAGTGACCGAAGGCGGCTACGCCAAGCGCACGAGCTCGGACGAATACCGTGTCCAGGGACGCGGCGGCCTCGGCATCAAGGTCGGCAAGCTCGCTGAAGAACGCGGCCACCTGGTCGGCGCCATGGTAGTCCAGGAAGAAGACGAAGTCCTAGTGGTTATGCAGGGCGGAAAGGTAGTCCGTTCTTCCGTCACCGGCGTGCCGTCCAAGGGACGAGACACGATGGGCGTTATCTTCGCCAAGCCGGACAAAAATGACCGGATCATCGCCGTTGCCCGGAACTCCGAGCGCGACCTCGCCATCGAAGAGGACGCCGAAGCAGCGGACGGAACCGCGGCGGCTCCGGCGGCCGCCGGTTCGGAACCTGTGGAGCCCGCACGCGATGAAGTACCGTTGTCCACAGACGAAACGGCTGCGCCCGATGCACAGTCAGCACAAGATGGAGGTAGCGAGTGA
- a CDS encoding DUF3566 domain-containing protein gives MSSTNPSPRSSSGGGPRVKTPARPAQRPAGGQSTSGNRQPLVKPAPKAKARKARLLVSKIDPWSVLKMAFLLSVALGVVTVVAAIVLWTVLDLTGIFDRVNTLLGEIAGSESGGFDLRDFASLGQVVSFATIIAVVNVLLLTALSMLAAVLYNIASTLVGGIGVTLTDD, from the coding sequence GTGAGCTCGACCAACCCAAGCCCCAGGTCGTCCTCGGGCGGCGGGCCGCGGGTGAAAACCCCCGCCCGCCCCGCCCAGCGTCCTGCAGGGGGTCAGAGCACCTCGGGTAACCGCCAGCCGCTGGTGAAGCCGGCTCCCAAGGCCAAGGCGCGCAAGGCCCGGCTGCTGGTCAGCAAGATCGACCCCTGGTCCGTCCTGAAGATGGCGTTCCTGCTCTCGGTGGCACTCGGCGTCGTCACCGTGGTGGCCGCCATCGTGCTGTGGACCGTGCTGGACCTGACCGGCATCTTCGACCGCGTCAACACCCTGCTGGGAGAGATCGCCGGCAGCGAGTCCGGCGGCTTCGACCTCCGTGATTTTGCCTCGCTGGGACAGGTGGTTTCCTTTGCAACCATCATCGCCGTGGTGAACGTCCTGCTGCTGACGGCACTGTCGATGCTCGCCGCCGTGCTGTACAACATCGCTTCCACCCTGGTGGGCGGCATTGGCGTGACACTGACGGACGACTAG
- a CDS encoding DLW-39 family protein, with protein MKKLLAVTAAAAAGVFAFKKWQETAAEKAVWKESTDKVD; from the coding sequence GTGAAGAAGTTGCTGGCAGTAACGGCAGCTGCGGCTGCGGGAGTCTTTGCTTTCAAGAAGTGGCAGGAAACTGCCGCTGAGAAGGCCGTTTGGAAGGAATCGACCGACAAGGTCGACTAA
- a CDS encoding DMT family transporter → MNIFLAVVGVLGVSASGPIMAATAAPALAIAFWRNAIGAVLMGTPAVLGRRREFGQLTSRDYKWTALAAVALALHFACFITSLQLTSVAAATALVCLQAGWIALFNVLRGIRVPPVVLAGLAAAFAGVLVISGFDLGLSREALIGDVLAVAGGALAGVYTIAGGKARESMSTGTYTTLCYGACAVLLLALCAAFRQPIVGFPPAAWIGILGVTVVAQILGHTVFNHLLAVISPLVVSMIILLEIPGAAILAAVFLHEQLPAGTYAGLALILAGLTVVVAGQGRLRRRSGANARPVPPAPPALGGDQL, encoded by the coding sequence GTGAATATTTTCCTCGCGGTGGTAGGAGTGCTGGGCGTCTCCGCCTCCGGGCCCATTATGGCCGCAACCGCGGCTCCTGCCCTGGCCATCGCTTTCTGGCGCAATGCCATCGGCGCGGTGCTGATGGGTACTCCGGCCGTGTTGGGCCGGCGTCGGGAGTTCGGACAGCTCACTTCCCGGGACTATAAGTGGACCGCTCTTGCCGCTGTCGCGCTGGCACTGCACTTCGCCTGCTTCATCACCTCGCTGCAATTGACGTCTGTTGCGGCTGCCACGGCGTTGGTATGCCTGCAGGCAGGCTGGATCGCGTTGTTCAATGTGCTGCGCGGTATCCGGGTTCCGCCCGTCGTCCTTGCCGGACTCGCGGCCGCGTTTGCAGGCGTGCTGGTGATTTCCGGGTTCGATCTGGGTCTGTCCCGGGAGGCCCTCATCGGCGACGTGCTCGCCGTGGCCGGAGGCGCCCTGGCGGGCGTGTACACGATTGCCGGCGGGAAGGCCCGGGAATCCATGTCTACGGGCACCTATACAACCCTCTGCTACGGCGCCTGCGCGGTACTCCTCCTGGCCCTGTGTGCAGCCTTCCGGCAGCCGATCGTCGGCTTCCCGCCGGCGGCCTGGATAGGGATCCTCGGAGTAACCGTGGTGGCGCAGATCCTGGGCCATACCGTGTTCAATCACCTGCTGGCCGTGATCAGTCCGTTGGTCGTGTCAATGATCATCCTGCTGGAGATCCCGGGAGCGGCCATCCTTGCGGCTGTCTTCCTCCACGAACAGCTTCCGGCCGGTACTTACGCGGGGCTGGCACTGATCCTGGCCGGACTAACCGTGGTTGTTGCCGGCCAGGGCAGGCTCCGCAGACGATCCGGGGCCAATGCCCGGCCGGTGCCTCCCGCCCCGCCGGCCCTGGGCGGGGACCAACTCTAG
- a CDS encoding peptidylprolyl isomerase has product MTAIPTAKATIHTSMGDIRVNLFGNHAPKTVKNFVGLATGEIEWTDPATGEKTTRPLYDGTIFHRIIKDFMIQGGDPLGRGTGGPGYQFDDEINPDLDFSAPYKLAMANAGVQMGRGTNGSQFFITSVPTTWLQGKHTIFGEVADDESRALVDQLNAVSTDGRDKPSEDVVINSITVEQL; this is encoded by the coding sequence ATGACTGCTATTCCTACAGCAAAAGCAACCATCCACACTTCCATGGGCGACATCCGTGTCAACCTGTTCGGAAACCACGCCCCCAAGACGGTCAAGAACTTCGTAGGCCTGGCCACCGGCGAAATCGAGTGGACCGATCCGGCAACGGGTGAGAAGACCACCCGTCCGCTCTACGACGGAACCATCTTCCACCGCATCATCAAGGACTTCATGATCCAGGGCGGCGACCCCCTGGGCCGCGGCACCGGCGGACCGGGCTACCAGTTCGACGACGAGATCAACCCCGATCTCGACTTCTCCGCCCCGTACAAGCTGGCCATGGCCAACGCAGGTGTCCAGATGGGCCGGGGCACCAACGGCTCGCAGTTCTTCATCACCTCCGTGCCTACCACCTGGCTGCAGGGCAAGCACACCATCTTCGGTGAGGTTGCCGACGACGAGTCACGTGCACTCGTTGACCAGCTCAACGCGGTTTCCACCGACGGACGCGACAAGCCGTCCGAAGACGTGGTCATCAACAGCATTACCGTCGAGCAGCTCTAG
- a CDS encoding rhomboid family intramembrane serine protease has translation MSYGVPAEVPASQVPVCPRHPDRVSYIRCQRCGRPACPECQQNAAVGVQCVDCFNQQRKTQPAYRTPFGGRVAPGGKPVVTITIMAVCAVAYVLQLLLPEFTRTFFYAPVLTDYQPWRLLTSAFLHSQGSPIHIAFNLYALWFLGRSLEPLFGRVRFALLYLISALGGSVGVMYLADPGVAVVGASGAVFGLFGALFVVIRQRQGELRSLLILLAVNLVLGFVVPGIAWQAHVGGLLTGAACAAILAYTPRGKRRTAIQFAGLAGVVLVLVAAAVLWQPPVQIIPG, from the coding sequence ATGTCATATGGTGTGCCGGCCGAAGTGCCGGCTTCTCAGGTGCCCGTGTGTCCCCGCCATCCGGACCGGGTCAGCTACATCCGCTGCCAGCGCTGTGGGCGCCCTGCCTGCCCTGAGTGCCAGCAGAACGCTGCAGTAGGCGTCCAGTGCGTGGACTGCTTCAACCAGCAGCGCAAGACCCAGCCGGCCTACCGGACTCCCTTCGGAGGGCGCGTCGCCCCGGGCGGAAAACCGGTCGTGACCATCACCATCATGGCGGTGTGTGCCGTGGCCTACGTGCTGCAGCTGCTGCTGCCGGAATTTACGCGCACGTTCTTCTACGCACCCGTGCTGACCGATTATCAACCGTGGCGCCTGTTGACCTCAGCGTTCCTGCATTCCCAGGGCAGCCCCATCCACATTGCCTTCAATCTCTACGCCCTCTGGTTCCTGGGCCGCAGCCTTGAGCCCTTGTTCGGCCGCGTCCGGTTTGCCCTGCTGTACCTGATCTCGGCTTTGGGCGGCTCTGTGGGCGTGATGTACCTGGCGGATCCCGGGGTGGCTGTAGTGGGCGCCTCCGGTGCCGTCTTCGGCCTCTTCGGCGCCCTCTTCGTGGTGATCCGGCAGCGGCAGGGCGAGCTGCGTTCGCTGCTGATCCTGCTGGCGGTGAACCTGGTCCTTGGGTTCGTGGTCCCGGGGATCGCCTGGCAGGCCCATGTGGGCGGTCTGCTCACCGGTGCAGCCTGCGCGGCTATTTTGGCCTATACACCCAGAGGGAAGCGCCGCACAGCCATTCAGTTCGCCGGGCTTGCCGGAGTTGTGCTGGTACTCGTGGCGGCGGCTGTGCTCTGGCAACCGCCGGTGCAGATTATCCCCGGGTAG
- a CDS encoding cell division protein CrgA — protein MPESKSRKKPSRPATPAQTASVPKENPVWYKPVMFGLMILGLLWIITYYITQGEYPVPAFGASNILVGFGIAIVGFLMTTRWR, from the coding sequence GTGCCTGAGTCCAAATCCCGCAAGAAGCCTTCCCGCCCCGCAACCCCCGCACAGACTGCGTCAGTGCCCAAAGAGAACCCCGTTTGGTACAAGCCGGTTATGTTCGGCCTGATGATCCTCGGCCTGCTGTGGATCATCACGTACTACATCACCCAGGGGGAGTACCCGGTGCCGGCTTTCGGTGCCAGCAACATCCTGGTGGGCTTTGGCATCGCGATTGTGGGCTTCCTGATGACAACGCGCTGGCGCTGA
- a CDS encoding class E sortase, with the protein MAEPSVTTRQRRRRRRASPRRTGGKGRMVVQVAGELLITLGIVLALFVAWQLWWTNIDSNRAQQEAIDGLFEDFDLPAVPAPASSPQDYGDPVVLDPLTEEGETFGVVYVPRFGADYAAPVTSGVGTAVLDRLGLGHYPATAMPGAVGNFAVAGHRQTHGKALDPIHTLVPGDHIYVQTADGYYDYVYRNTQIVLPARVDVLAAVPTDPAAIPSERFLTLTSCNPRFGSEERIIAYALLDSWQPLSAGPPPAIADIVAANASGGR; encoded by the coding sequence TTGGCCGAGCCATCCGTTACCACCAGGCAGCGCCGACGCCGGCGTCGTGCTTCCCCGCGCCGTACAGGCGGAAAGGGCCGGATGGTGGTCCAGGTAGCCGGAGAGCTCCTGATAACGCTGGGAATCGTCTTGGCGCTGTTTGTCGCCTGGCAGCTCTGGTGGACCAACATTGACTCGAACCGGGCCCAGCAGGAGGCCATCGACGGGTTGTTCGAGGACTTCGACCTCCCCGCAGTACCGGCACCGGCTTCATCGCCCCAGGACTACGGAGATCCGGTGGTGCTGGACCCGCTAACGGAGGAAGGCGAGACATTCGGCGTCGTTTATGTTCCCCGGTTCGGGGCTGATTATGCCGCTCCGGTGACCAGCGGCGTCGGGACGGCCGTGCTGGACCGCCTGGGGCTGGGCCACTATCCCGCTACCGCGATGCCAGGGGCCGTTGGGAACTTCGCCGTTGCAGGCCACCGGCAGACCCACGGCAAGGCCTTGGACCCCATCCACACGCTCGTGCCCGGAGACCACATCTACGTTCAGACCGCGGACGGTTACTACGACTACGTCTACCGCAATACCCAGATAGTGCTGCCCGCCCGGGTCGATGTGCTCGCAGCCGTCCCTACAGACCCCGCAGCCATCCCCAGCGAACGGTTCCTTACCCTCACCAGCTGCAACCCGCGTTTCGGCTCCGAGGAGCGCATCATCGCCTACGCCCTGCTGGACTCCTGGCAGCCTCTGTCCGCCGGTCCCCCGCCGGCCATTGCAGACATCGTTGCCGCCAACGCCTCCGGAGGTCGCTAA
- a CDS encoding aminodeoxychorismate/anthranilate synthase component II — MSTRILVIDNYDSFVYTLVGYLQELGAETTVIRNDDLSVESAVELAARHNGVLVSPGPGTPGEAGVSVELIRWCGATATAMLGICLGHQALAEAYGGTVTHAPELMHGKTSLVEHGGEDVFAGLPSPLTATRYHSLAAVTDSIPAELRVTARTASGIIMGLQHATAPLSGVQFHPESVLTEGGYQMLGNWLESAGLTGAAAHAATLSPLIASSAQAGTPARA; from the coding sequence ATGAGCACCCGGATCCTGGTGATCGACAACTATGACAGCTTTGTCTATACGCTGGTGGGCTATCTGCAGGAACTCGGGGCGGAAACCACGGTGATCCGCAATGATGACCTGAGCGTCGAGTCAGCGGTTGAGCTGGCTGCCCGCCATAACGGCGTGCTGGTTTCCCCGGGCCCGGGCACGCCGGGCGAGGCGGGTGTATCGGTAGAGCTGATCCGCTGGTGCGGAGCAACTGCAACGGCGATGCTCGGCATCTGTCTGGGCCACCAAGCCCTGGCGGAGGCATACGGCGGCACGGTGACGCACGCCCCTGAATTGATGCACGGGAAGACCTCGCTCGTGGAACACGGCGGCGAGGATGTTTTTGCGGGACTGCCCAGTCCGCTTACCGCTACCCGGTACCACTCGCTGGCGGCTGTCACCGACAGCATTCCCGCCGAACTGCGGGTGACGGCGCGAACGGCCAGCGGAATCATCATGGGCCTGCAGCATGCGACAGCACCGCTGTCCGGCGTGCAGTTCCACCCTGAGTCCGTCCTCACCGAGGGCGGCTACCAGATGCTGGGCAACTGGCTGGAGTCAGCCGGACTGACAGGAGCGGCGGCCCACGCGGCCACGCTGAGCCCGCTCATTGCAAGCTCAGCGCAGGCCGGGACACCCGCCCGCGCCTAG
- the pknB gene encoding Stk1 family PASTA domain-containing Ser/Thr kinase, translating into MSAEFLRGQPTLNTDNVLNGRYEVGELIGRGGMADVYLGRDIRLGRTVAIKVLRPDLARDPLFQSRFRREARAVAGLNHPSVVSVYDTGDQESASPRDDVRLPYIVMEYVPGRTLRDLLKADELTIEKSIDYSLGVLAALDYSHRSGIVHRDIKPANVMVTADGGVKVMDFGIARAMADSAATMTQTQAVVGTAQYLSPEQARGETVDARSDLYSTACLLFELLTGRPPFIGESPVSVAYQHVREQPVTASSLNPEVPAALDDVLKRGLAKDRDHRYQTAREFREALLSARDGGPVTAATQAISVPRPAEPATVAMTPAPEDEPQTRAMAKVLAGGSLLPDDDHPQTEDHPALPVGSTGDRDPQQKARRRAWITVFSILVVLVLAVGGFVGWNMINAEPAAPVTAAVPQVEGKSQTDAMNAIISAGFQPPRITEEYSDSVAEDLAIRTTPAGGADVVKDESITLYISKGPSSMVIPQDLVGMTESGARDELRGLGLKGGATIGGNSSTMEQGRVLGTDPAIGETVPADSEVDIVVSTGRVTVPNLEGMSWEQAEDKLLDPTLLLTPKKTEVESADAAPGTVIAQSVPGGTDVAPGTSVILSVAKAPAPEPTPAPTASPTSTPATPPGRR; encoded by the coding sequence ATGAGCGCAGAATTCCTTCGAGGGCAGCCCACCCTCAACACCGATAACGTCCTGAACGGGCGGTACGAGGTGGGTGAACTGATCGGGCGCGGCGGAATGGCCGACGTGTACCTTGGGCGGGATATCCGCCTGGGCCGGACCGTGGCCATTAAGGTGCTGCGGCCGGACCTGGCCCGCGATCCGCTGTTCCAGTCACGCTTCCGGCGCGAGGCGCGGGCCGTGGCGGGGCTGAACCACCCCTCCGTTGTGTCCGTCTATGACACCGGCGACCAGGAGTCCGCCTCGCCGCGGGACGACGTGCGGCTGCCCTACATCGTGATGGAATACGTTCCGGGGCGGACCCTGCGCGACCTGCTCAAGGCAGACGAGCTCACCATCGAGAAGTCCATTGACTATTCCCTCGGAGTCCTCGCCGCCCTGGATTACAGCCACCGCTCCGGGATCGTCCACCGGGACATCAAGCCGGCCAACGTTATGGTGACCGCCGACGGCGGAGTGAAGGTCATGGACTTCGGCATCGCGCGTGCCATGGCGGATTCAGCCGCAACCATGACGCAGACCCAGGCCGTAGTCGGTACCGCACAGTATCTGTCCCCCGAGCAGGCCCGCGGTGAAACCGTAGATGCCCGCAGCGACCTTTACTCCACGGCATGCCTGCTGTTCGAGCTGCTTACCGGCCGGCCTCCCTTCATCGGTGAAAGCCCCGTCTCCGTGGCCTACCAGCACGTCCGCGAACAGCCCGTCACGGCCAGCAGCCTCAACCCCGAAGTTCCAGCCGCCCTGGATGACGTCTTGAAACGCGGGCTGGCCAAGGACCGCGACCACCGTTATCAGACCGCGCGGGAATTCCGGGAAGCGCTGCTTTCGGCGCGCGACGGCGGACCCGTCACCGCTGCAACGCAGGCAATCTCCGTGCCACGCCCGGCGGAACCCGCCACCGTTGCCATGACCCCTGCTCCCGAAGACGAACCCCAGACGCGGGCCATGGCCAAAGTGCTCGCCGGCGGCTCACTCCTTCCGGACGATGACCATCCCCAGACGGAAGACCACCCGGCCCTTCCCGTCGGCTCCACAGGCGACCGCGACCCCCAGCAAAAGGCCCGCCGGCGGGCCTGGATCACCGTCTTCAGCATTCTTGTGGTCCTGGTTCTCGCCGTCGGCGGATTTGTCGGATGGAACATGATCAATGCCGAACCCGCCGCACCGGTAACGGCGGCCGTACCCCAGGTCGAAGGCAAATCCCAGACCGATGCGATGAACGCCATTATCAGCGCGGGCTTCCAGCCACCTCGGATCACCGAGGAATACAGCGACAGCGTGGCCGAGGACCTGGCCATCCGCACCACTCCGGCGGGTGGCGCTGACGTCGTCAAGGATGAGAGCATCACGCTCTACATCTCCAAGGGGCCTTCCAGCATGGTCATCCCGCAGGATCTGGTGGGAATGACGGAATCGGGAGCCCGCGACGAGCTTCGCGGGCTCGGCCTCAAGGGCGGGGCCACGATCGGGGGCAACAGCTCCACCATGGAGCAAGGACGTGTCCTCGGCACCGACCCTGCTATCGGCGAGACCGTCCCGGCAGACAGCGAAGTCGACATCGTGGTGTCCACCGGACGGGTAACCGTTCCGAATCTCGAGGGGATGTCTTGGGAGCAGGCCGAAGACAAACTACTCGATCCGACGCTCCTTCTGACTCCGAAAAAAACGGAAGTCGAATCCGCCGATGCAGCACCCGGCACGGTCATCGCGCAGAGTGTTCCCGGTGGCACGGACGTGGCCCCCGGAACTTCCGTGATCCTGTCGGTTGCCAAGGCACCGGCTCCGGAACCGACGCCTGCTCCGACAGCCTCGCCCACCAGCACGCCCGCCACCCCGCCGGGACGGCGCTAG